GGAAGTCAAGCGCTTGACTTAGGTGACTTAGGTTTAAAGGCTCCTGTGACGCTTAGTTTTTGGATGAAAACAAATACGACGCAAAATGATGGTAGAATCTTTTCACAGCTCAATGGTCCCGTTCATGGTCAAGCGGGTGCTTTGCGCATCAATGGGATTAATATTGAATTGTGGAATGCAAAGAATTGGATTTCTATCATCAAAGGCATCAGTGATCAAGGCTTATGGCAGCATATAGCCTTTGTTTTTAGGCAAGATGGGAAAGTGATTGGCTACCTCAATGGTAAAGCGAGTAGTGCATACAGAAGTTCTTTTGATTTTAAGGGAGTCAGTGCAGGGCTGGCAGGCAAATATATGGGCCAATATGGTGAAAATTTCATTGGCAGTTTGGATGATTTTAGGATCTACAAAAGTGCTTTAAATGAGCAAGAAATTAAGGACTTATACCCTAGTGATTTATTTGAGAAGTCTCAAAAGTTACTTGCTAAAGAAGTGAAAAATCAAATTGGGGCTAATGGCCTATACGACTGGAAAGATAACATGGTGATTGCGCCACGAATGCGTGATGCGGCAGGACTTTTATTGCCTTTGCAATCCTATGATGAAACGATTAAACGCGGCATGTCTTTTATCTTAGATGATCACTTAGAGTGGTTTGGCGCAGAAGAAACCTTGCTAGATGACAAGGGGAAAATGCAGAGACCTTGGGTTTATTATTCTAACGTTCAGCACAATGGCATACCTTTCCCGAGAGCGGTCGATAGAATGACTTCTTACCCAGCTTTTCACCATGCACTTAATATAAAAACCTTTATTTCTTATTGGAAATATGCGGGGGATGAACGAGCCTTGCAGGAGGCCATTGATTTAGCGGATTGGGATATAGCCAATAGCACACCAACTGACTGGGCTTATGGTAGCATGCCCTACAGTACTTTTGAGCACAAAAAGCCAGGTGGCTTTCGCGATGGTGCGGGGATTATGCCCGATAAATCAGCTATCTTAGCACTGGCTTATCTCGACCTGTATGAGGCGACTGGCAAAGATCGTTTCCTCAAAGCAGGAGAAGCGATTGCAAAAACCTTGAGCTTGCGTCAGCGTCCCAATGGAACTTGGCCCTTTAGAGTCGATCCCAAGACCGAAAGAGTGGTCGAGGAATATACCAGTAGCGTGATTTATGCGGTGAAGTTATTCGAGCGCGTGGACAAGTTTAACGAGAATAGTCATTATCGTCCCTATCGCGATAAAACTTGGCATTGGTTGGTGAATGGTCCCATCAAAACTAAAGAATTCCGTGGCTTTTACGAAGATATTCCCCCGAGCCCACGTGGCCGTACAAATTATGATTGCCTCGATACGATTCGCTACCTCTTGGCCAATAGAACAGAAGATAACGGCTACCTCGAAATGGCCATTGAACTGAATCAATGGATTGAGAAGATCTTTTTGGATAAGATTTCCGGTTTTGAGCCAGCGGAAGGGATTCGCGAGCAATTGCAATGCAATTATGTGATGGGGATCCATAGCTTGAACTGGGCGTCTATGCTGATGGAATTAGCACAAGCAACAGGCGACGAAAAGATGCGTCAACGCGCCCAACAAACCGCCAATTACACCACTTATTACCTTCAGCCTGATAATCGTATAGTTGTGGGTTTCGATTATAAGCAGTTGTGGTATAGCTGTCACGTCGGTGTCATTCTTTACCTCTTTGATTTTGTTGAGACAAGTAAGAAAAATCCCAAGAGCAAGGTCAGATTTAAAATTTAATTAGTACGATTTAGATGAACTGCCTGTAAGCATCGCAGGCGAAACTTAATAAGAGACATAAACAAGGAAATAGCATGAATACAAATAGCTTAAAACAGCCAAGAAGTTTCACCTTGATTGAATTGCTCGTGGTCGTAGCAATCATTGGAATATTAGCATCGCTTGTATTACCAGCTTTAGGAAAAGCGAGGAAAAAAGCTAGGACAGCAGTGTGCAAGAGTAACCTAAGACAAATAGGTACCCTGAGTCAAATGTATTCAGATGATCATAATGGATCATTTGCTAGTTATGATAGCAATACTGTTCAGGTTCAATATGATTACCAGAACTGGGGTGGCAAGCAAGGGACAGAGTATCAGGGGACGATACGTTTTTTAAACCCCTATCTCGGAATAGAAGGTCCTGTGACAACAACAAGTAAAGGAGCCATTGAGGTTTTTAAATGTCCGAGTGACGATGGTACAGAAGGAACTTGGGGTAGGGGTCCAACGATTTGGGATGCTTTTGGAACGAGTTATTTATATAATAATAGCGAAAATGGTAATAATCATATCTCGTCCATGGTGGGACGTACACAAAATAGTATAGCCAATCCATCACAAGTCATTCTTGCGAACGATTTTTCCTTTAATGCGTTTTTTGTTAATTTGGTTCCTTTTCACATTAGTTCTTGGCACAAAGAGGATAATGGTTGGGGGAACGTTTTGTTTGTTGACGGCCATGTAGCTTTTCGACAAGCCAATTATACGGCGGGGAACAATCACACTTTTGATGATTGGACTTTCATGCTCGATGGACCGTAAGAATTCTTTTAAAAGACAATGATTTGTATATAATAAGTAAAAAACATAAGGGTATAAAAAATGAATCAAGATAAATCGAACTTATCTCGTCGTGGATTTTTACAGGGCATAGGAGGTGCTGGTGCTCTACTTGGCATGGGCGCTCTGAATCAACAGAGTTTAGCAGCTGAAGCACCGCGTGATGCCCAAGGCAATATTATTCCGGGTTTTGAAAAAAATCAGAATACAGGAACACATGCGCAAGGTTGGAAGCCCATTTCTGACCGTAAGATTCGTGTGGGGATAGCGGGCTACGGTCTCTGTCAATTTGGTGCTTCTTGGTTTTATCAAAATCATCCCAATGTTGAAGTTGTGGCGGCAACTGATCTCGATCCAGGACGTTGTGCGGCCTTAGCAAAAGCAGTGGGTGCGAAAAAAACTTATCCATCTTGTGAAGAGATGATCAAGGACAAGAGTATTGAGGCGGTATATATTGCCACTGATGCGCCGAGTCATGCTCGTCTCGCTATCATGGCGCTCAATCATGGCAAGCACGTCGCTTCTGCAGTTCCCGCAGTTTTTGGTTTTGAAGCGGAAGATGAAGCTGAAGAACTCTTTAATGCGGTCAAGAAAAGCGGTATGAAATACATGATGAACGAGACCTCAACATTTCACGCGGGGCTTTACGCCGATCGCATGCAGTACCAAGCAGGAGCCTTGGGTAAAGTAATTTACTCTGAGGGTGAATATTATCATGACTTTGGCCCTCATGGCTTAGCAAGTTATAATCCCAAGAATGGTAAAATTGATAAGAATGGTTGGCGCCGTGGACTCGTTCCCATGTGGTATCCGACACATTCAACTGCTTATTATGTTTCTGTTACGGGTGGGCGTTTTACTGAGGTGTCAGGCTTGGGTACCAAGAGCCTTTACGCTGAATTCCAAGCAGAAAATAATGAGCATAAAAACCCCTTTGGCACTGAAGTTGCCATGTTGAAGACAAGTGAGGGAGGTATCTCCCGTATGGCCGTGAGTTGGGATATGAAAAATGCCCATGGAGAAAAGGGGCGTTGTTATGGTCAAAAACCACGAAGCAATAAAGTTAAGGGCACTCGACCAGCACTGCCTCCAGGGGTGAATGCAGGACATCATGGTGGATCACATGGTCAGTTAACCAGTAATTTCATCGAATCCATCTTATTGGATAAAAAACCGATAGTCGACATCGGTGATGCTCTCAATATGACTCTCGCTGGAGTGATTGCCCACAAATCAGCACTCGCTGGTGGCGAATGGATGAAGATTCCTCAGTACGATCTATAAAGATTGAAATGAACGTCAAGAAAAAGCGTGAGTTTTCTTTTAAACTCACGCTTTTTTCTGTCTGCTAGTGGGAGTGAGCTAGTCATTTATATGGTGAATTGTAATGTGAAATAAACGATTGCACAATCTTGTGTTGATGGCGAAATTTGGAGTTCCTATGAACTCGTTTGAAACTTGATGGTGAATAATGAAAAAAGCAAAAATTGGTTTGGGCGTGATTGGTATCAGTGCTGAGAATATGGGTAGTACGATGTTTTTGCTAAAGGATGAAGCGGATTTGCGCTATTCGCTAGAGGCCATTTGCTCTAATGAAGAGGGGATACACGATCTAGCTAAAGAGAAAACTGTGCCTTTTGCTACGATGGATTACCGAGAACTCGTGGAACATCCTCAAGTCGATGTGGTGGCGGTTTATTCACCGGATGGCTTACATGCTGAGCATTGCCTCGCAGCACTGGAGGCGGGCAAGCATGTGATTTGTACTAAACCCATGGTGACGAGTCTTGAGTATGCAAAGGCTATTGTCCAAGCAGTAAGAAAAAGCGGGACTAAATTTTTATTGGGTCAAACTATGCGTTTTGATCGTCAATTTAGCGCTCTGCGCAAATTTTATAAAGAAGGTGATTTGGGCGAAATTATGGCCGCAGAGGCTTATTATAATCACGATATGCGCCCCGTTTATGACTTCACTCCTTGGCGCCTTAGCATGCCGCAAGATTTGATGTATGGCGGGGTGACTCATCCCGTCGATATTTTGCGCAGTTTTATGGGTGATATTGCCGAAGTTCACTGTTTTTCGACTAAGGGTAAACTTACTCCCGAATTTCCCCAGGATAACTTATTCTTTCTCAATCTTAAATTTGACTCAGGCGCTATTGCGCAGGTACGCGGGCTCTATGATGTGGTTGAACCACCAAGTCCGATGATGCAAGTGACGCTTTATGGGACTAAAGCTACAGCAGTAGCGGAATTTAGTGATAATGGTCCCGGAAGAATTGTTTATTCGATGGATGGACAAAAAGAAAGGCAAGAGTTCCATTTTGAACCCGAAAAAGACCTCAGCGTTTATGGTCATGGTGCGACGGTTATTCGCTATATGCGCCATTTACAAGATTGCCTAGATAAAGATCTTC
This genomic interval from Lentisphaera araneosa HTCC2155 contains the following:
- a CDS encoding LamG-like jellyroll fold domain-containing protein — its product is MNFNLFIFLSFCGFSVMATDPVYRHWSFDEVSNNQVKDHSGNQVDLNLSSQKSDDGVLGKGLEFPAGSQALDLGDLGLKAPVTLSFWMKTNTTQNDGRIFSQLNGPVHGQAGALRINGINIELWNAKNWISIIKGISDQGLWQHIAFVFRQDGKVIGYLNGKASSAYRSSFDFKGVSAGLAGKYMGQYGENFIGSLDDFRIYKSALNEQEIKDLYPSDLFEKSQKLLAKEVKNQIGANGLYDWKDNMVIAPRMRDAAGLLLPLQSYDETIKRGMSFILDDHLEWFGAEETLLDDKGKMQRPWVYYSNVQHNGIPFPRAVDRMTSYPAFHHALNIKTFISYWKYAGDERALQEAIDLADWDIANSTPTDWAYGSMPYSTFEHKKPGGFRDGAGIMPDKSAILALAYLDLYEATGKDRFLKAGEAIAKTLSLRQRPNGTWPFRVDPKTERVVEEYTSSVIYAVKLFERVDKFNENSHYRPYRDKTWHWLVNGPIKTKEFRGFYEDIPPSPRGRTNYDCLDTIRYLLANRTEDNGYLEMAIELNQWIEKIFLDKISGFEPAEGIREQLQCNYVMGIHSLNWASMLMELAQATGDEKMRQRAQQTANYTTYYLQPDNRIVVGFDYKQLWYSCHVGVILYLFDFVETSKKNPKSKVRFKI
- a CDS encoding type II secretion system protein: MNTNSLKQPRSFTLIELLVVVAIIGILASLVLPALGKARKKARTAVCKSNLRQIGTLSQMYSDDHNGSFASYDSNTVQVQYDYQNWGGKQGTEYQGTIRFLNPYLGIEGPVTTTSKGAIEVFKCPSDDGTEGTWGRGPTIWDAFGTSYLYNNSENGNNHISSMVGRTQNSIANPSQVILANDFSFNAFFVNLVPFHISSWHKEDNGWGNVLFVDGHVAFRQANYTAGNNHTFDDWTFMLDGP
- a CDS encoding Gfo/Idh/MocA family protein — its product is MNQDKSNLSRRGFLQGIGGAGALLGMGALNQQSLAAEAPRDAQGNIIPGFEKNQNTGTHAQGWKPISDRKIRVGIAGYGLCQFGASWFYQNHPNVEVVAATDLDPGRCAALAKAVGAKKTYPSCEEMIKDKSIEAVYIATDAPSHARLAIMALNHGKHVASAVPAVFGFEAEDEAEELFNAVKKSGMKYMMNETSTFHAGLYADRMQYQAGALGKVIYSEGEYYHDFGPHGLASYNPKNGKIDKNGWRRGLVPMWYPTHSTAYYVSVTGGRFTEVSGLGTKSLYAEFQAENNEHKNPFGTEVAMLKTSEGGISRMAVSWDMKNAHGEKGRCYGQKPRSNKVKGTRPALPPGVNAGHHGGSHGQLTSNFIESILLDKKPIVDIGDALNMTLAGVIAHKSALAGGEWMKIPQYDL
- a CDS encoding Gfo/Idh/MocA family protein, with protein sequence MKKAKIGLGVIGISAENMGSTMFLLKDEADLRYSLEAICSNEEGIHDLAKEKTVPFATMDYRELVEHPQVDVVAVYSPDGLHAEHCLAALEAGKHVICTKPMVTSLEYAKAIVQAVRKSGTKFLLGQTMRFDRQFSALRKFYKEGDLGEIMAAEAYYNHDMRPVYDFTPWRLSMPQDLMYGGVTHPVDILRSFMGDIAEVHCFSTKGKLTPEFPQDNLFFLNLKFDSGAIAQVRGLYDVVEPPSPMMQVTLYGTKATAVAEFSDNGPGRIVYSMDGQKERQEFHFEPEKDLSVYGHGATVIRYMRHLQDCLDKDLPPSPNEIDGAKAVSVAHSAWESSRTGTMQTIFNNF